Proteins encoded together in one Meles meles chromosome 7, mMelMel3.1 paternal haplotype, whole genome shotgun sequence window:
- the C1RL gene encoding complement C1r subcomponent-like protein isoform X1 — MSSSRCLVSEWGNDHWRSPHSTSCLGKMWWLLLWGVLQACPTQGSVLLAQQLPQQLTSPGYPEPYLRGQESTTDIEAPEGFAVRLVFQDFDLEPSQNCEQDSVTITASGMDPSRFCGQQGSPLDSPPGQREFVSPGNRLRLTFRAPASSQDRTTGLHKGFLALYQAVRVNHSLPISAPEDNPSQIQNHCREPYYQAVPAGTLTCTPQFPWKETQDREELPHCIPVCGRPVTPITQNQEALGSSKAKPGNFPWQAFTNIYGRGGGALLGDRWILTAAHTIYPKDGVFVGRNRSVDVFLGHTSIDEMLRLGSHPVRRVVVHPDYRPREVHNFDGDIALLELQRSVPLGPGLLPVCLPEREALYRSGVWGVVSGFGVDRGWLTTELKYTSLPVAPRSACRAWLRERRRSELFSANMFCAGGETRQQSVCQGDSGGVFVVWDERAHRWVATGIVSWGVGCGKGYGFYTKVLNYLDWIKAVMDGKD; from the exons ATGTCCAGTTCCAGATGCCTGGTCTCGGAGTGGGGAAATGACCACTGGAGAAGCCCCCACTCCACAAGCTGCCTGGGCAAGAT GTGGTGGTTACTCCTCTGGGGAGTCCTCCAGGCTTGCCCCACGCAGGGCTCCGTGCTCTTGGCCCAGCAGCTACCCCAGCAGCTGACATCGCCCGGGTATCCAGAGCCCTATCTCAGAGGCCAAGAGAGCACCACTGACATCGAGGCTCCAGAGGGCTTTGCCGTGAGGCTTGTGTTCCAGGACTTCGACCTGGAGCCATCCCAGAACTGTGAGCAGGACTCTGTCACA ATCACAGCCAGTGGGATGGATCCAAGCCGGTTCTGTGGGCAGCAGGGCTCCCCGCTGGACAGCCCTCCTGGTCAGAGGGAGTTTGTATCCCCGGGAAACCGATTGCGGCTGACTTTCCGGGCCCCCGCTTCCTCTCAGGACAGGACCACTGGCCTCCACAAGGGCTTCCTGGCCCTCTACCAAGCTGTGA GAGTGAACCACAGTCTGCCCATCAGCGCACCGGAGGACAACCCCTCCCAGATCCAGAACCACTGCCGGGAGCCCTATTATCAGGCAGTGCCAGCAG GGACACTCACCTGCACACCCCAGTTCCCCTGGAAGGAGACACAAGATAGAGAGGAGCTTCCTCACTGCATACCTG tctgtggccGGCCGGTCACCCCCATCACCCAGAACCAGGAGGCCCTGGGTTCCTCCAAGGCCAAGCCAGGCAACTTCCCCTGGCAAGCTTTCACCAACATCTACggccgcgggggcggggcccTGCTGGGCGACAGGTGGATCCTCACAGCGGCCCACACCATCTATCCCAAGGACGGCGTCTTCGTCGGGAGGAACCGGAGCGTGGACGTGTTCCTGGGCCACACGAGCATCGACGAGATGCTGCGGCTGGGGAGCCACCCTGTACGCCGCGTGGTGGTGCACCCGGACTACCGGCCGCGCGAGGTCCACAACTTCGACGGCGACATCGCGCTCCTGGAGCTGCAGCGGAGCGTGCCGCTGGGCCCCGGCCTGCTCCCGGTCTGCCTGCCCGAGCGCGAGGCCCTGTACCGCAGCGGCGTGTGGGGCGTCGTCAGCGGGTTCGGCGTGGACAGGGGCTGGTTAACCACGGAGCTGAAATACACAAGCCTGCCCGTGGCCCCGCGGTCCGCCTGCCGGGCCTGGCTCCGAGAGAGGCGGAGGTCTGAGCTGTTTTCCGCCAACATGTTCTGTGCAGGGGGCGAGACGAGGCAGCAGAGTGTCTGCCAGGGGGACAGCGGCGGCGTCTTTGTGGTGTGGGATGAGCGTGCCCATCGCTGGGTGGCCACGGGCATTGTCTCCTGGGGCGTGGGCTGTGGCAAGGGCTATGGCTTCTACACCAAAGTGCTCAACTACCTGGACTGGATCAAGGCAGTGATGGACGGGAAGGACTGA
- the C1RL gene encoding complement C1r subcomponent-like protein isoform X2 — MVGNSQSTLQLAGRLQELRWWLLLWGVLQACPTQGSVLLAQQLPQQLTSPGYPEPYLRGQESTTDIEAPEGFAVRLVFQDFDLEPSQNCEQDSVTITASGMDPSRFCGQQGSPLDSPPGQREFVSPGNRLRLTFRAPASSQDRTTGLHKGFLALYQAVRVNHSLPISAPEDNPSQIQNHCREPYYQAVPAGTLTCTPQFPWKETQDREELPHCIPVCGRPVTPITQNQEALGSSKAKPGNFPWQAFTNIYGRGGGALLGDRWILTAAHTIYPKDGVFVGRNRSVDVFLGHTSIDEMLRLGSHPVRRVVVHPDYRPREVHNFDGDIALLELQRSVPLGPGLLPVCLPEREALYRSGVWGVVSGFGVDRGWLTTELKYTSLPVAPRSACRAWLRERRRSELFSANMFCAGGETRQQSVCQGDSGGVFVVWDERAHRWVATGIVSWGVGCGKGYGFYTKVLNYLDWIKAVMDGKD; from the exons ATGGTGGGAAACTCACAGTCCACGCTCCAGCTGGCTGGGAGGCTGCAGGAATTAAG GTGGTGGTTACTCCTCTGGGGAGTCCTCCAGGCTTGCCCCACGCAGGGCTCCGTGCTCTTGGCCCAGCAGCTACCCCAGCAGCTGACATCGCCCGGGTATCCAGAGCCCTATCTCAGAGGCCAAGAGAGCACCACTGACATCGAGGCTCCAGAGGGCTTTGCCGTGAGGCTTGTGTTCCAGGACTTCGACCTGGAGCCATCCCAGAACTGTGAGCAGGACTCTGTCACA ATCACAGCCAGTGGGATGGATCCAAGCCGGTTCTGTGGGCAGCAGGGCTCCCCGCTGGACAGCCCTCCTGGTCAGAGGGAGTTTGTATCCCCGGGAAACCGATTGCGGCTGACTTTCCGGGCCCCCGCTTCCTCTCAGGACAGGACCACTGGCCTCCACAAGGGCTTCCTGGCCCTCTACCAAGCTGTGA GAGTGAACCACAGTCTGCCCATCAGCGCACCGGAGGACAACCCCTCCCAGATCCAGAACCACTGCCGGGAGCCCTATTATCAGGCAGTGCCAGCAG GGACACTCACCTGCACACCCCAGTTCCCCTGGAAGGAGACACAAGATAGAGAGGAGCTTCCTCACTGCATACCTG tctgtggccGGCCGGTCACCCCCATCACCCAGAACCAGGAGGCCCTGGGTTCCTCCAAGGCCAAGCCAGGCAACTTCCCCTGGCAAGCTTTCACCAACATCTACggccgcgggggcggggcccTGCTGGGCGACAGGTGGATCCTCACAGCGGCCCACACCATCTATCCCAAGGACGGCGTCTTCGTCGGGAGGAACCGGAGCGTGGACGTGTTCCTGGGCCACACGAGCATCGACGAGATGCTGCGGCTGGGGAGCCACCCTGTACGCCGCGTGGTGGTGCACCCGGACTACCGGCCGCGCGAGGTCCACAACTTCGACGGCGACATCGCGCTCCTGGAGCTGCAGCGGAGCGTGCCGCTGGGCCCCGGCCTGCTCCCGGTCTGCCTGCCCGAGCGCGAGGCCCTGTACCGCAGCGGCGTGTGGGGCGTCGTCAGCGGGTTCGGCGTGGACAGGGGCTGGTTAACCACGGAGCTGAAATACACAAGCCTGCCCGTGGCCCCGCGGTCCGCCTGCCGGGCCTGGCTCCGAGAGAGGCGGAGGTCTGAGCTGTTTTCCGCCAACATGTTCTGTGCAGGGGGCGAGACGAGGCAGCAGAGTGTCTGCCAGGGGGACAGCGGCGGCGTCTTTGTGGTGTGGGATGAGCGTGCCCATCGCTGGGTGGCCACGGGCATTGTCTCCTGGGGCGTGGGCTGTGGCAAGGGCTATGGCTTCTACACCAAAGTGCTCAACTACCTGGACTGGATCAAGGCAGTGATGGACGGGAAGGACTGA